The sequence CTGGAACCTGAACTCAGGCCAGAATGCAGACTTCTGGGTCCTGACAAGGATGTCTGGGATTCCTCCCTGTACTCATCAGCCTGCCCTGTCTGGCAAGCTTTGCCTCCGTGCACTCCTCATCTACTAGGTCCCCTTGCACTCCAGGGCCCTATTTCCCACACACCATCATCCAGGGAAGGCTAAAATCTATTCCCACACGAAACGAAGGGACCAACCCCACCTGAACCCAAGTTCCAGCCCTGAGATCACAGGCAGAGGCTGACTGACAGATCCTGAGGCAGGTTTATTTGTACAAACACAGGACACCAGCCCCGTATAGACAGCAGCCCAGGGATCACACCAGTCCTTCTGTCCTCACATTGGCAGATAAACACCTCTATTGTGGAGCTTTTGTGGGGGCCTGGGCACCTTTGGGAGCCGAGGCTggaggaactggagctgcagctgtacctccagctgtggccttggccttggACTGAGCCTTGGCCTGGGACTTTGGCCGGCAGAACCTGAGGCCCTTGGCGATGCGAGCACGAGCACGTTTCCCAAGTTTGGGGTGAGCAATGTACGCAAGTCGACTGAGCTTGCGGCTGCCACCCTTTGGGATGTTAGGCTTGACCTCCTTGGGTTTTACAAGAGCCTTGATAGCTTCAGCACGTGCACTCATGGCCTTGGCGTTGTTGGCCTGCATCTTCTTTAGGCCCTTCTTGTTGTGCTTCTTGGCAAAGCGCATATTCCGCAGGAACTTGGGGTCCACCTGGAAGATGGGAAAGGTACAGGTGGGTTAAGTGCAGCATGTAGGGGCCTCCAAATCATTCAGGCTCCAACTGAGGCCTACTGCCAAAGTCTACTGGGAGCTTAGACAGCATCAAGTTAACCTTAAATGCAGCAATACTGTGCCTTAGAAACTACCTGCAGAGAAACATGTACCACCAACCCAAAAGCCATACAAAGAGCACATTTTTCAGAGCTACAtgcccagagcccagcagagCTCAAATGCACAtacagaagcaaaaaacaaatttctACAGCAGGATTTTTGCTGAGTTTTTTTGGAAACCCCCTCAggaccaacccccacccccccaaaaagtaTTAAGCACCAAAGTTAATAGAAGAGATTCACAGCAAACAAGGCAGAACCAGAGACCAGGGGTACAGGGGAGACAACAAACCAGGACCAGGGCTCAATCTTTCTGCTCCCACCCTACAGCCTCAGTCTTCTATGCTAATCCTGAGAAATCCCTAGCATGGGAAGGGACACTGCAAAGCACTGTACTGACCTAGCACTGGATCAGATCAAGGTCATATGGCTGGTCAATGAGCAACGTAAAACTTACAAGGTACTGGGTACACACAGCCAAGGGCATCCCTTCCCTTGAAAAGCTCTTAAGCCAGGGAGATAAGACAACCTGCCCTCAGAAGGCAGGTTACACTTGCCTAGGGGGTTATACCCTGGCCCAGTAAAGGTCAGGCAAAGCTTTACTATGGGCCTGGCAGAGCATGAAGTCCAGGCAAAAGCTGGCTAGGCAGAGAAAAATTGTGGGCTTTGGTAGGCCAAGTAAGATGAAGGACACTTAATAATAATAGCACTCAGGCAGGGGCTGAAGCCAGCAAAGGCTACATGAAAGATCCTGACTGTGCAAATGGAGCCAAAGAGACACACTTCTGTGTGATTCCGAGCACAAACTCACCCCCTTAAGAGATTCATATCGTTGTGATCGGGGTTTCTTGATGCCGTTTCTGTGCCATTTTCGGGCTGTGGAGAAGTAAAGCATTAGGTCAACAAAATAGATTTCCCCCAATAAGACCACTACCCCAGCTGGCAAGCCTGGGAGACTCTCACTCCCTATTACTTTAgatctatttaaaaaaacccttatgAATGAATGCAAAGCACTGTAGTCATCTCAAGTAGCTTTCAAACCTACAACCCCAAGCGCACAGTAGAAATGTACCCACTTTCTCTGCCCGATCTCCCTAATCCTTGCCAGGATATGGAGCATTGGATGAAGGCTGGGCCAGGAGAACTTACACTGATTATGCGTGGTGTGGTTCTTGGACTTCGCCATGTCTGCACCTAAAGGACGAGAGCCGAGATCAGAGCAGGGGGTCGCTAGGCCGGGCCTACCTCTGCCGCCCTGATCTAGAACGTGGGGCCAGAAGCTAGAATCCGGCTGCAGCACAGATGGCTTGCATTTGCGGCCTCCACCCGCCTCGATCCATTCTCCACGACGCAACGCCAGGAGCCACCCCGACCCCCAACTCAGGTAATGGTGTCTGAAACCAACGCTGCCCCCCGCTTCCCGCGCCGCCAAAGGTGGCGCTTTCCCAAATCCGAGTTCTCTCCCTCTCATTCTCCCCTTAAGAATCCACGAGCACCACCCCTGCCCCGCGGCCTCCGCTCCCCACAGCCATGCAGagtctccctgccctcccctagGCCTCGCGCCCCGCCGCCAACCGGGAATCAAGGATGGCTTTGGATACCGTGCGCCTAGCGCTCACCCGGTTCGGCCGATCCCGAAGCGCCTGGGGCCGGAAGAGAAAGGAAGGCCGCGGTGCAGCACGGGAAATAGGGTCGTCGCGGCAGGAAGGTACTACTGAAAAAGCTTCCTCCGGCGCCGTGAAAATAGGTTCCTAAACTCGGCAGGGTACAAGTCTGATGCGAAGGCGGTGCTTCGAGGTTGGCCTCGCTCCTTCAGGTTTTACCCGcccctctcctttttccttcttttctttctggactTGGGTCCCAGGTCTCATTAAATGTCCTGAACGCAAAGAAAGTCGCTGAGGAATACATGTTAGGAGGGGAGTGCTAGGAGATTTGTATTCTTAGAAAGCACCTCTGgcggagttctctggtggctcagggtGTAAAggtccggcgttgtcactgctgtggtccaggtccctgctgtggcgtgggttcgagccctggcctgggaacttccgcatgccgtgggtgcagccaaaaaaaaaaaaaaaaaaaaaaaaaagaagcaactcAGGGTACTGCGTGGAGAATGGACTATagggagcagaggagaggagggagagttgTGGGGAGTCTGGTGCAACACATCACAGGGCAGTAATGGCCCCTGGAGTCGCGGGTGCGGAGGCAGTGGGGATTTAGCAGTGGATAAGGAAAGAGATTAGACTGGGCTTGGGATGcaaaagatgaggaagaggaagaaggccaGTGTAGCTCTTAAGTTTTGGGCTGGAATAAGTAGATGAATGATAGTGCTGTTTACAGAAATAGGGGAGACTGGGGGAGGGACAGGTGTCTTGTTGCTTTGTTTTGAGGGCGCCAATGATGGagatatttctgtttattttctttttaattttttcattcccACCCCCTCCTAGATGTTTCTTTTAAGATGCATTAAATGTGATATGCCTGTTGACATCCAAGATGAGTAAACGTTGCCTCCTAATAACTCTATTGCCCTCTTCACCTCTTACCCATACATTTTCCACAGAGCAGTGGGGCCCTGAGGGTACTTTTTAAGATACAAATCAGATCTGGTCACTTAAAGTCTGCAAAGGCTTCCCTTTGCACTGGAAATAAATTCTTTACCGCCTCTAACCTTGGCAGTGTTCTCCTTATCATTCACTTCTCTACAAACCCATGGACCTCTTTCTTTGCTGCCTAGCACAAATACCTGTTCCTACttcagggcctttgtacttgctTTCTGTTCCTCCAGAACCACCTTCTCCTTGCTCTTTGGATGGTGTGCTTGCTTGGAGAGGCCTCTCTAGGCTGCCCTATCTAAAGTAGAgaccctcagagttcccatcatggctcagtggttaacaaatccaactgggaaccatgaggtttcgggttcgatcccttgccttactcagtgggttaaggatctggcgttgcagtgaactgtggtgtaggtcacagatgcagttcggattccgctgtggctctggcgtaggccggtggctacagctccgattagacctctaacctgggaacctccatatgccacgggagaagcccaagaaatggcaaaaaagacaaaaataaaaattaaaaaatagagaccCTCTGCTGCATCTCTCCAGTTACTCTTTGTCCTCTCATTCTGTTTGCTTCCTTCATAGAACTTTCCTAGACTCTAGTTATGTTTGtggttttatttgaattttttaaattagagttgatttacaatgttctgtcaatttctactgtacagcaaagttatacatatatatatgtatatatatacattctttttcagcatcacattccatcacaagtgattagatatagtttcttgtgctatacaggaggatctcattgcttatccattccaaaggcaatggtttgcatctactaaccccaaactcccagtccatcccactccccccacacttgacaaccacaagtctgttctccatgtccataagtttgtttcttttctgtagacagttCATTTGTGtgatttattagattccagatataaatgatatcatatggaatttgtctttctctttctgacttacttcatttagtgtgagtctctagttccatccatgttgctacaagtggcattattttattcttttttgtggcttagtagtattccattgtgtgtatgtaccatatcttcttaatccattcatctgttaatggacatttatgtatttatttatttttgcgttttagagctgcacccagggcacatggaagttcccaggctaggggtcgaattggagctgcagttactggcctgtaccacagccgcaggaacactggatccgagctgagtctgcgacctacaccacagcaacactggatccttaacccactgagtgaggccagggatcaaacccacattctcatggatcctagtcgggttcgctgagccaggaaggggattcctcgatggacatttaggttgttgccatgtcttggctattgtgaatagtgctgcaatgaacataatggtgcatgtatctcttttaatgAAGGCTTTggccggatatatgcccaggaatgggattgctgggtcatgtggtagttttctgtttagtttattgagatacctccatactgttttgcatagtggttgtaccaatttatattcccacactgtgtaggaggattcccttttctccacaccctttccagcatttgttatttgtagacttactaatgatggccattctaacctgtgtgaagtggtacctcattgtagttttgatttgcatttctctaataattagcaatgttgcatatatttgcatgtgcctgttggctatctgtatgtcttctttggagaaatgtctgtttaggtctgcTGCCCGTtattcagttgggttgtttttctgctgctgagttgtatgagttgtttgtatattttggagattaggtccttgttggttgcatctttggaaactattttctcccatttgtaggttgtcttttgtttttgttttttattttttattttgtctttttagggccacaccagtggcatgtgcaggttcccaggctaggggtcaaatcaggggtacagctgctggcctataccacagccacagcaacatcagatctgaggcacatttgtgacctatgccacaactcacagcaacgctggatctttaacccactgagtgaggccagggatcaaaccctcatcctcatggatactggtcagattcttaacctgctgaacctcaatgggaacttctgggtaattatttttttctttttagagctacacctgtgacatatggaagttcccaggctaggggtcaaattggagctacacctgccagcctactccacagccacagcaacaccagatccaagctgcctctgcgacctacaccacaggtcacagcaatgccagactgagtgaggccagggatcgaacctgcaacctcatggttcccagttggatttgtttctgctgcgctactgatgggaactcctgatttttttctattattttttgaatctctattttattgatttcctctctgatctttatgatttccttccttctgctgactttaggtttgtttgttctttttctaatttttttaggtggtagtttatttatttatttatttagtctttttgtcttttctagggccgcacctgcggcatatggaggttcccaggctaggggtctaattggagctgtagccactggcctacgccacagccacagcaaggcaggatctgagctgcgtctgtgacttacactacagctcacggcaatgctggatccttaacccactgagcttgagGATcgaacttcatggttcctagtcggattcattacccactgagccactacgggaactcctttaggtGGTAgtttaaattgttgatttgagatttttcttcttttttgaggaaggcctgtatctctgtgaacttccctctaagaactgcttttgcagcatgcCATAGATTtcggttttttttaaattacttaatgaattttattacatttataggtatacaacaatgatcacaaccaaattttacagcatttccatagcaaaccctcagtgcatccccctaccccacaACGtgtcatttggaaaccatacgtttttcagtctgtgagtaagtatctgttatgcaaagttcgttgtgtccttttcctaaattccacatgtaagtgatagcatttgacattggtgtctcattgtctgactgacttcacttagcatgataatttctaggtccatccatgttgctgcaaatgctgttatttcttcccttttaatggctgagtaacattccgttgtgtgtgtgtaccacatcttctctatccactcctccatgttgatggacatttaggttgtttccatgtcttggctagcatcccatagattttgaatggttgtgttttcattatcatttgtctcaaggtatttttgaatttcccttttgatttcctcgttgacccattgtttttttttttttatttaaaaaattttttagggggaattcctgtcgtggctcagtggttaacgaatccaactaggaaccatgaggttgcaggttcaatccctggcctcacccagtgggttaaagggtccgtcattgctgtgagctgtggtgtaggtcttagacgcagctcggatgtggtgttgctgtggctctggcataggccagcggctacagctctgattagatccctagtctggggacctccatatgccacgggtgcagccctcaaaagacaaaataataaataaaaaaatttttttattatgattgatttagtCTTCTgtcactgtacagcaaagtgacccaaatataaatatatatacattctttttctcacattatctgccatcatgttccatcatgtgattagatatatagttccctttgctttgcaataggatctcattgccagtccactccaaatgcaacagttttcatctactaacaccagactcccaatccatcccactctctccccctcctccctggcaagCATGAgcctgtcctacatgtccatgatcatttttgttttgtagatagatcatttgtgccatattttaagctccacatataagtgatatcatatggggtctgtctttctctttctgacttacttcactcagtatgagagtcactagttccatccatgttgctgcaaatggcattattttgtcctttttaatggctgagtagtattccattgtatatgtaccacatcttcctaatccattcatctctcagtgggcatttagtttgtttctatgtattggctattgtgaatagtgctgtgatgaacatacaggtatatgtatctttttggctgaaagttttgtctggatatatgctcgggagtgggattgctgggtcataaggtagttctatatttagttttctgaggtatgtccatactgtttaaaaatatggaacatttcacaaatttgcatgtcatccttgtgcaggggccatgctaatcttctctgtatcattccagtTTTAGTATATATGCTGCCAAAGTGAGCACcccattttggttttttattagcatgttgtttagtctccagatagacttttttttaatcatatcttttcctgtggttgatttctcgTTTCATGCTGTTGTGgacagagaagatacttgaaataaattctatgctcttaaatttcttcaggttagttttgtgccccattaTGTGTGTTAATCCTTGGGAATGTTCCatttgcacttgaaaagaatgtgtattctgatctttttggatataatgtcttgaaaatattatttaggtctaacttttctattgtgtcatttgggATCTATGTTgcctattgattttcttttctttgtttgtttgtttgtctttttagagccgcacccacagcatatggaagttcctaggctaggggttgaattggagctgcagctgccagccacagccacagccacagcaacacgggatctgagccacatctgtgacctataccacagcttatggcaatgccagatccttaacccctgagagaggtcagggattgaaccttcatcctcatggatactaggtgctcattatcactgagccatgacaggaactccgcctttCTGTCCACAGGATCTGTCTACTAATGTGAGTGGGTGTTGAAGtctcttactattattgtattcccatcaatttctccttttatgtttgttggtatttgttgtatgtatagggtgctcctatattgatgagtgtaacaTCTGTTctttgaattgatccttttatcactaaatagtgtccttctttgtctttttttatggccttcattttaaagtctattttttctaatgtgagtattgcaactcctgctttcctgtcttttccattcgcatgaaatatctttttccacccactcactttcaatttgtatgtgtcttttgccctaaggtgcgTCTCTTacaggcagcatattgtaggctcttgttttttttatccagtctgctactctgtctttcttttttcttttctttttttttttttttgctttttagagacacacctgtggcacatggaggttcccaggcgaagtctaatcggagccacagcagtgccagatctgagccgcatctgtgacctacaccacagctcatggcaataccggatccttaacccactgagcaaggccagggattgaacccgcaacctcatggttcctagtgggattggtttctgctgcgccacaatgggaactctctcctctgtcttttgattggagcattcaatccattgacgtttaaagtaattattgataaatatgtatttatgccattttaaactttgttttccagttgattctgtgtttttcctttattcctttctttttttgttgtcggatgttttccttttattttatgcttgtgtcctcttctttttagtttttgagaatgtattatctggttttgatttgtggttgccctgtttttcaagtatgttaaccccttcctatatctgcttgctttatccTGATAGTCGTATAGGctcaaacccattctaaaaaaaaaaaaaaagtctagattttcttattttctgtccccacatttcatgattttaatgtccttttttaaacatcttcatgtttatccttttgctgttacttctgtttattgttgcttttacagtagctcttttttttctcttttagatctatattctggcttatttaagtgattactttccaattgtgatttctgccatcctatttcttcttacttcttttttacttagaggagccctttctgggagtccccattgtgattcagtggaaattaatccaactagtatcc is a genomic window of Sus scrofa isolate TJ Tabasco breed Duroc chromosome 13, Sscrofa11.1, whole genome shotgun sequence containing:
- the RPL29 gene encoding 60S ribosomal protein L29 isoform X1 translates to MAKSKNHTTHNQSRKWHRNGIKKPRSQRYESLKGVDPKFLRNMRFAKKHNKKGLKKMQANNAKAMSARAEAIKALVKPKEVKPNIPKGGSRKLSRLAYIAHPKLGKRARARIAKGLRFCRPKSQAKAQSKAKATAGGTAAAPVPPASAPKGAQAPTKAPQ